agagttttttctaaattagcgttttcatcctaaaactctctcccatacctctctccaccaaacactccaattagcggtttcagtggtcaaacctctaaagttggtcaaaaccgctatttttattccaaaacgctctttaccaaacaaggCCAAAATTACACCATTTCAAACACTAACTTAAAATTACTTCTAGCTATAAAAGTTATCCCCTAATTAAAAATCCCTTTTTGCTTACTGGTGGTGCCGATTGCAATTCCACTCGCGTTCAGTTACCCAAAAGAACCTCCCGCTACACCCAATATGACTAACCTGCCCCTGCTTAGTCAACGTGTCACCATCACAGAACGCGTGGATTTCCCCCTAACAACAAAGCGAGTAATCGGAATCTCGAAATTTTTGACACTCCTCCATCTCCCATTCTCCGTAGACGGAAACCCTAACCCCAACTGGTAGCGCTGCCACCATCTCCGCCAGTATTGTGATCGGAGCTCCGTTCGATATCTGCTGCTCATTAGTCCGGTCTAACTTCAGAACCTTGTTTGGCTTGGGCCAAATTTCCAGGTAAATCTTGCTAAAACCTTTTACGTCTTCTGCGTTTTGTTCGTTTGAAATCCTGTGTTTCTCCCAAATTAGGGCTAAGCCCATGGATTTGGTTGAATAAGTTAAGAAATTCCAATTCACTGAAAGATAGCCTACTTTTGGTGGATTGAGGTTGTCTAATGAAGAATTTTGGTTTGTTTGTTAATTTCTATGCTTCAATTGTTGAACCTGTAGTTACTTTATTTTTACTTCGAGGATAAGCTTGTTCTTCAATTCTGATTTGTGCAATTTTTGTCTTTCCTTTTTAGGCACCACAGCAATGGAATGCTTTAGAAAAATTCTATATTACCTACAGCAGAGGGGATCCAGATCAACATTTTATGGCATTATCTTATAAGGAGCTGAAGAGTTTTACTTACCACAGTTGGATCTTAATATCTCCTCTTCAGCGATGGATCCTAATGTCATCACAGGCAGCACCATTTTAGAACCTCGTGTTAATTTGGAATTTGAATCACATGAAACTGCTTATTCATTTTACAAAGAATATGCCAAATCTGTTGGGTTTGGTACTGCCAAATTGAGCAGCAGGAGGTCAAGGGCGACAAAGGAGTTTATCGATGCGAAATTCTCGTGCATTAGATATGGAAATAAACAGCAGTCTGATGATGCCATTAATCCACGACCATCTCCGAAAATTGGTTGCAAAGCAAGCATGCATGTGAAGAGAAGACCTAATGGAAAatggtatatatatagttttgtgaaGGAGCATAATCATGAACTCTTACCAGCCCAAGCTCACTTTTTCCGAAGCCACAGGGATGTTGATCCACTTAACAGTGATGCCAGAATACGGAGGCGAAAGCATTTGACTGCAGTGTCAAAATTATTTGGTGCATATCACAATGTTGATTGCTTGGATGGTTTTATGAGAAATCAGCATGATAAGGGACGGAGTTTGATTCTTGAACTCAGCGATGCCCAAACACTTCTCGAACTTTTTATCCATATGCAGGAAGAGAATCCAAAGTTTTTTTATGCTGTTGATATGAATGAAGATCACAAGTTGAGAAACTTGTTTTGGGTTGATGCAAAAGGCATAGAAGACTACAACAACTTTCATGATGTAGTTTGTTTTGATACTACATATTTCACAAATAAGTATAAAATTCCGCTGGTTCTCTTTATTGGAGTGAACCACCATATACAACCGACATTACTTGGTTGTGGATTGATTGCAGATGATACGGTTTATACCTTTGTTTGGTTAATGGAAACATGGTTTTTAGCAATGGGGGAGCTAGCTCCACAAGTGATACTCACCGATCAAAACAATGCCATAAAAACAGCTATTGCAGCAGTTTTTCCACAAACACGTCATCAATTTTGCTTGTGGCACATATTGGAGAAGATCCCTCAGCAGCTTGAGTACTTGAGCCCATGGCATGATAGTTTTATGGAAAAGTTTAATAAGTGTATTTTCAGATCATCCACCGAGGGAGAGTTTGAAAAGAGATGGTGGAAATTGCTTGACAAGTTTAGTCTCAGAGAGGTCGAATGGGTTCGATCATTATACGAAGATCGCAAATACTGGGTTCCTACTTTCGTGCAGGCTGTATCCTTTGCTGGTTTGTCTACAATGTTGCGGTCCGAAAGTGTGAATTCTTCATTTGACAAGTATGTACGATGGGAAACATCAATGAGAGAGTTTGTAGAGCAATACAAATTAATTCTAGAAGATAGGTATGAAGAGGAAGCAAAAGCAGATTTTGATGCATGGCATGAAACACCCGAGTTGAAGTCTCCATCGCCTTTTGAGAAAGAAATGTCACTTGTATACACACATGAAATTTTCAAGAAATTCCAAGTTGAGGTTTTAGGAGCAGCTGCTTGTCATCTTAAGAAAGAGGAAACTGAAGACGAGACAACCATAACTTATACTGTGAAGGACTTCGAAgataatcaaaattatgtggtgGAATGGAATGAGCCAAGATTGGAAATTCGTTGTTCGTGCCATTCTTTTGAATACAAAGGTTTTCTCTGCAGGCATGCTATTGTGGTTCTTCAAATGTCTGGTGTATTTAGAATCCCACCTAAATATGTATTACAGAGGTGGACAAATGCTGCTTTGAGCAGGCATTCCATCAGTGAAAAAATGGATGAGGTGCAGACCAAGGTCCGTCGTTATAATGATTTATGTCGACGAGCCATAATTTTGGGTGAAGAAGGTTCACTTTCTGAAGAGAGTTACAATATGGCATTATGTGCCATAAAAGATGCACTGAAGCAATGTGCATTTCTGAATAGCTCTGTTCAGAATGGTGTGAATGGTGTTCCTACTACCTTAGTTGCAACTGAGGAAGAAAATCGGTGCAGCACTGCGTCTAAAGACATGGTAACAGATCCTCACTCAACTAGTATTTACAGAGGTTCTAAGATAGCTGAAGCTGGAAAACAGAAGGAAACTAATGAAAGTAATGCCTTTAAAAAAGGAAAGGTTAGTAACGTTGGTGGCCGCTATGCCATGTATCACTTTTGCTATTAGTTTTTCTTTCCATTTGTTTCTTGGTACAAAATTAGCCCTAGGGATATTGGGGGAGAACAAATTTAGACTCCATGTATAAAACCCTGTAATGTTAGCAATAATGTTTTGTAGATGGAGCAACTTTAGGCTCTATCACCGGCAGATCTAACAGAATTCCATTTCCTGTTAATTTGATTCCATATATGTGCCACTTAAGCTCCATAAGCATCCACGTGTAACCAAAGTTAGTGTCAATATTGCACGTATGTGGAGTCTAAACTTGTTCTCCCTCATTAACCATAAGGCTAAATTTGTAGTTTAGGTGGTGTAGATGTGGAACGAAACTAATGAGAAATTGATTTCTGTTGGATTTGCCAGTTAATGAAATATGAAATTGTTCCATCTATAAGATACTAATACTAATATTGAATGGTTTTATACATCGAATCTAAAtcatttttccaaaaaaaaggGCTAATCGTGCACCTTATCGCATCTGTTTTTTGTTGTTGATATAAATTGCTTCATTCATGTTGCAGCTACCTCAGTCTGGAGCTGTTAGCATTGGGCTTCCGGATAGCTTCCACCTAGTGGTTTGTCATGCTCATGTCTTACTGCCATTTAAATTTCAGACTATTGCTAGTTTTTCTAGTTTGGTTTCAATTCAACTCAATAATACTCTTCTATTACCTTATAGAAATTTGGATAAGCTATAAAAATACCTCTATCGTtgcaagagcaattttacctcgtCATAATTGGTATAATTCAGGTCTAACTTGGCAATGTAGGGGCAATTTTAGACATcattaaaaaatccaaatattttattcatgtgGCTGCACAAATTTCATATTAGTTGGTTCAAAAAGCAAGGTTTTGCGTCTTTTGCTATATCAGAATAGATTTGGGGGATAGAATGCTTTTAAGCTCAAtagaattttgttttttttttgttttgtttttttttgtttttgtttttgtttttgtttttttttgttttttttttttccgtcCAACATATGCAAAATAAGTGATAAGAATCAGAACAATATGAGGCATGAGTGATAACATGGTGTACAAGTGAAGTTAAATAACAAGATCCATGACTAAGGAGAGGGCTTGATCAATAATGtctaaatttagtccaacttgaACTTGCCAATGTCAGACCTTCTATTATACTATTTATGGTGTTAAGGATAGATTACTCTCGACTCGCAACGATATAGGTATTTTTCTAGCCTTTTGCAATGCTTGACATCAATTGACATTTTCACCTCTGGTTTATTCACTACTCCGGTGTTTAAATTCACCAGTCACATGCGTCAAATTATG
The DNA window shown above is from Euphorbia lathyris chromosome 1, ddEupLath1.1, whole genome shotgun sequence and carries:
- the LOC136222638 gene encoding protein FAR1-RELATED SEQUENCE 4, producing MDPNVITGSTILEPRVNLEFESHETAYSFYKEYAKSVGFGTAKLSSRRSRATKEFIDAKFSCIRYGNKQQSDDAINPRPSPKIGCKASMHVKRRPNGKWYIYSFVKEHNHELLPAQAHFFRSHRDVDPLNSDARIRRRKHLTAVSKLFGAYHNVDCLDGFMRNQHDKGRSLILELSDAQTLLELFIHMQEENPKFFYAVDMNEDHKLRNLFWVDAKGIEDYNNFHDVVCFDTTYFTNKYKIPLVLFIGVNHHIQPTLLGCGLIADDTVYTFVWLMETWFLAMGELAPQVILTDQNNAIKTAIAAVFPQTRHQFCLWHILEKIPQQLEYLSPWHDSFMEKFNKCIFRSSTEGEFEKRWWKLLDKFSLREVEWVRSLYEDRKYWVPTFVQAVSFAGLSTMLRSESVNSSFDKYVRWETSMREFVEQYKLILEDRYEEEAKADFDAWHETPELKSPSPFEKEMSLVYTHEIFKKFQVEVLGAAACHLKKEETEDETTITYTVKDFEDNQNYVVEWNEPRLEIRCSCHSFEYKGFLCRHAIVVLQMSGVFRIPPKYVLQRWTNAALSRHSISEKMDEVQTKVRRYNDLCRRAIILGEEGSLSEESYNMALCAIKDALKQCAFLNSSVQNGVNGVPTTLVATEEENRCSTASKDMVTDPHSTSIYRGSKIAEAGKQKETNESNAFKKGKLPQSGAVSIGLPDSFHLVEMCELGTSQSHNMAPVHLQNVVPTVFHNMCSAHFQNTAPTHLPR